One genomic window of Microbacterium sp. BH-3-3-3 includes the following:
- a CDS encoding LacI family DNA-binding transcriptional regulator: MSISIRDVATLAGVSVGTVSNVLNRPDAVSAASIQRVNHAIEELGYVRNDAARQLRAGVSTTVGFVALDGRNPFFADVVGGAENEATARGLALLHGNSDEDAARETLYIDLFEQQMVRGLLIAPFGDVTARLTRLRSRGIPSVLIDRFSGDARFSSVSVDSVAGGRLAAEHLLATGRRHLAFVGGSFDIRQVTDRLAGARSAVENSVHRASLEVVPTHALTVDEGVAAGRRLLARDRSDRPDAVFAANDLLALGLLQGLVVDGRMLVPDEIAVVGFDDIPFAAAAAVPLTSVRQPSALIGGTAMRILLDEADDPDRPTRQTVFAPELVARASTGVP, from the coding sequence GTGTCGATCAGCATCCGCGACGTCGCCACCCTCGCGGGCGTCTCGGTGGGCACCGTCTCGAACGTGCTCAACAGACCCGACGCCGTCTCGGCCGCCTCGATCCAGCGGGTGAACCACGCCATCGAAGAGCTCGGGTACGTGCGCAACGACGCCGCCCGGCAACTGCGCGCGGGCGTCAGCACCACCGTCGGCTTCGTCGCCCTCGACGGGCGCAATCCCTTCTTCGCCGACGTCGTCGGCGGCGCCGAGAACGAGGCGACCGCGCGCGGCCTGGCGCTCCTGCACGGCAACAGCGACGAAGACGCCGCGCGCGAGACGCTGTACATCGACCTCTTCGAACAGCAGATGGTGCGGGGGTTGCTCATCGCCCCGTTCGGCGACGTCACCGCCCGACTCACCCGGCTGCGCTCGCGCGGCATCCCTTCGGTGCTCATCGACCGGTTCTCAGGCGACGCGCGTTTCTCGTCGGTGTCGGTCGACAGCGTCGCCGGGGGCCGACTCGCGGCCGAGCACCTGCTCGCGACCGGGCGCCGCCACCTCGCGTTCGTCGGCGGATCCTTCGACATCCGGCAGGTGACCGACCGCCTCGCCGGCGCCCGCAGCGCCGTCGAGAACAGCGTGCATCGTGCGAGTCTCGAGGTCGTCCCCACGCACGCGCTCACCGTCGACGAGGGCGTCGCCGCCGGTCGACGCCTGCTCGCCCGCGACAGATCGGACCGACCCGATGCGGTGTTCGCCGCGAACGACCTGCTCGCCCTGGGGCTCCTGCAGGGGCTCGTCGTCGACGGCCGCATGCTCGTCCCCGACGAGATCGCCGTGGTGGGGTTCGACGACATCCCGTTCGCCGCCGCCGCCGCGGTGCCCCTCACCTCGGTCCGTCAGCCCAGCGCCCTCATCGGCGGCACCGCGATGCGCATCCTGCTCGACGAGGCCGACGACCCCGACCGCCCGACGCGGCAGACGGTGTTCGCGCCCGAGCTGGTGGCGCGGGCGTCGACGGGGGTGCCGTAA
- a CDS encoding recombinase family protein — MRLLGYTRVSTSSQDAQLQLDALVAAGVQKRDVFADVTSGSKTAIERTGMKKLLEYAEDGDTVVVWRVDRLGRSLIDVLNTVNLLRERGVQVRSISDGIDPSTSTGRLMLNMLATLAEYERELIVERVNAGIAAARANGTRFGRPLSDPVVIADKLAIAADARARGRTAEDAARLVGWSRATLYRHQQAHAARESAAM, encoded by the coding sequence GTGAGGCTTCTGGGTTATACACGTGTGAGTACGTCGAGTCAGGACGCGCAGCTGCAGCTCGACGCGCTCGTCGCCGCCGGCGTGCAGAAGCGTGACGTCTTCGCGGATGTCACCTCGGGGAGCAAGACCGCGATCGAGCGGACCGGGATGAAGAAGCTCCTCGAGTACGCCGAGGACGGCGACACCGTGGTCGTGTGGCGAGTCGACCGCCTCGGCCGCTCCCTGATCGACGTGCTGAACACGGTGAACCTGCTGCGCGAGCGTGGTGTGCAGGTCCGGTCGATTTCGGACGGCATCGATCCGTCGACGTCGACGGGACGGCTGATGTTGAACATGCTCGCCACGCTCGCGGAGTACGAGCGAGAACTCATCGTGGAACGGGTCAACGCCGGCATCGCGGCCGCCCGCGCGAACGGGACACGATTCGGTCGGCCTCTGTCGGATCCGGTCGTGATCGCGGACAAGCTCGCGATCGCCGCAGATGCGCGAGCGCGCGGTCGCACCGCTGAGGACGCTGCTCGGCTCGTCGGGTGGAGTCGCGCGACGCTCTATCGCCACCAGCAGGCTCACGCAGCCCGTGAGAGTGCAGCGATGTAG
- a CDS encoding AAA family ATPase: MSQSFIVTKEHRRFAEFANAVKKERTIGICHGDAGVGVGKTNSARRYANWDTLEPYLTAWGPRGEDDAKHNALVHRSRTVFYTPEVLSRPKDLMREIGKWQAHLGICIDEHLRTIGKVAGVHNGDTTRWVEMLIVDEAERLTPTALELLRDEHDRTHLAMILIGMPGIDQRFRHYPQLYSRLGFSHRYRALGRDELLFVLDRHWKRLGRTLNPDDFTDAQAIAAIERITRGNFRLLERLFPQISRVLKINELETITDDVVEAAASVLVIGS; this comes from the coding sequence ATGAGCCAGAGCTTCATCGTCACCAAGGAACACCGCCGGTTCGCCGAGTTCGCGAACGCGGTGAAGAAGGAGCGCACCATCGGCATCTGCCACGGCGACGCCGGCGTCGGCGTCGGCAAGACCAACTCCGCCCGCCGCTACGCGAACTGGGACACCCTCGAGCCCTACCTCACCGCGTGGGGCCCGCGCGGCGAGGACGACGCGAAACACAACGCGCTCGTGCATCGCTCCCGCACCGTCTTCTACACGCCCGAGGTACTGTCGCGACCCAAGGACCTCATGCGGGAGATCGGCAAGTGGCAGGCTCACCTCGGCATCTGCATCGATGAGCACCTCCGCACGATCGGGAAGGTCGCCGGCGTGCACAACGGCGACACCACTCGGTGGGTCGAGATGCTCATCGTCGACGAAGCCGAGCGGCTCACGCCCACCGCGCTCGAGCTGCTCCGCGACGAACACGACCGCACCCACCTCGCGATGATCCTGATCGGCATGCCCGGCATCGACCAGCGCTTCCGCCACTACCCACAGCTCTACAGCCGCCTCGGCTTCTCTCACCGCTACCGCGCCCTCGGCCGCGACGAACTCCTCTTCGTCCTCGACCGACACTGGAAACGCCTCGGACGCACCCTCAACCCCGACGACTTCACCGACGCCCAAGCCATCGCCGCAATCGAACGCATCACCCGCGGAAACTTCCGCCTCCTCGAGCGACTCTTCCCTCAGATCAGCCGCGTGCTCAAGATCAACGAACTCGAGACGATCACCGACGACGTCGTCGAAGCGGCCGCCAGCGTCCTCGTCATCGGAAGCTGA
- a CDS encoding ABC transporter permease: protein MTSTTVDDRARTYRAHARPFWRRALLTREAAIIGILLLVIVVSIATVRNFDSPLTVTYLLRDIAPILLIALPMTLIIITEEIDLSVASIVGLSSVTVGVLTQAGWPFEIAALAAIVVGLVAGAINGFLVTVVGLPSLAVTIGTLALFRGIAVGLLGTEAVTEFPETWTDLAKANIPGTPLPLIMVPFAVLAIVFAVLLHLTPFGRSLYAIGLNKEAAQFSGIDVARTKFLLFVLSGAVSGFAGVYFTLLYSNARGENAMGMELQIIAAVLLGGVSIFGGRGALHGVIAGVLLIGTLGSALRLAGVTSDIINVITGALLVLSVVSASFLAWLQSRRATALGKRKGSRSTAPASTV, encoded by the coding sequence ATGACCTCCACCACCGTCGACGACCGCGCGCGCACCTACCGCGCGCACGCCCGCCCGTTCTGGCGTCGGGCCCTGCTCACCCGCGAGGCCGCCATCATCGGCATCCTGCTGCTGGTCATCGTCGTGTCGATCGCGACCGTGCGCAACTTCGACAGCCCGCTGACGGTCACGTATCTGCTGCGCGACATCGCCCCGATCCTGCTCATCGCCCTGCCGATGACGCTCATCATCATCACCGAAGAGATCGACCTGTCGGTCGCGAGCATCGTCGGACTCTCGAGCGTCACGGTGGGCGTGCTCACCCAGGCCGGCTGGCCGTTCGAGATCGCCGCCCTCGCCGCGATCGTGGTGGGCCTCGTCGCCGGGGCGATCAACGGCTTCCTCGTCACCGTCGTGGGGCTCCCCTCGCTCGCGGTGACGATCGGAACCCTGGCCCTGTTCCGCGGCATCGCGGTGGGGCTGCTGGGCACCGAGGCCGTCACCGAGTTCCCCGAGACGTGGACCGACCTCGCCAAGGCCAACATCCCGGGCACGCCGCTGCCGCTGATCATGGTGCCCTTCGCGGTGCTCGCCATCGTGTTCGCGGTGCTGCTGCACCTCACCCCGTTCGGCCGCTCGCTGTACGCGATCGGCTTGAACAAGGAAGCGGCGCAGTTCTCGGGCATCGACGTCGCCCGCACCAAGTTCCTGCTGTTCGTGCTGAGCGGCGCGGTGTCGGGCTTCGCCGGGGTGTACTTCACCCTGCTCTACAGCAACGCCCGCGGCGAGAACGCCATGGGAATGGAGCTGCAGATCATCGCGGCGGTGCTGCTGGGCGGCGTGTCGATCTTCGGCGGTCGCGGAGCCCTGCACGGCGTGATCGCGGGCGTGCTGCTCATCGGCACCCTGGGCAGCGCCCTGCGCCTGGCCGGGGTCACCAGCGACATCATCAACGTCATCACCGGAGCCCTCCTCGTGCTCTCGGTGGTGTCCGCCAGTTTTCTCGCCTGGCTGCAATCTCGACGCGCAACCGCGCTCGGCAAGAGGAAGGGGTCACGCTCGACCGCTCCGGCGTCGACCGTCTGA
- a CDS encoding ABC transporter permease: MSTATPIRPGTSPAARLVSHVATARESGIVLALVLIVVVATVNNPTFLFSPDGFRDLLLTPSLLLLVAVGQAIVIITRNVDLSVGSVVGITAYLTGRLFIDVPGLPLVVVFLAGIVVGGILGFVNGALVAYAKVPALVITLGTMYIYRGLNVAWAGSNRVNAGDLPADFRGLGTGQILGIPLLTILAVIVLIAAAWYLRNLRSGRELYALGSDPAAAHLYGLKVNRRIIGAFVTSGALAGLAGVLYAARYGTVASNAGFGWELQAIGAAVIGGVAISGGVGTVWGAAIGAYLLLTINRALPILGIDDFWQRAVVGALILGAIVLDRVLAVRQSRTLTAQRETGR; this comes from the coding sequence GTGAGCACCGCCACCCCCATCCGTCCGGGCACGAGCCCCGCGGCACGACTCGTCTCGCACGTCGCCACGGCGCGCGAGAGCGGCATCGTGCTCGCGCTCGTGCTGATCGTCGTCGTCGCGACAGTGAACAACCCCACCTTCCTCTTCTCTCCCGACGGCTTCCGCGACCTGCTGCTGACCCCCTCGCTGCTGCTGCTCGTGGCCGTCGGCCAGGCGATCGTCATCATCACGCGCAACGTCGACCTCTCGGTCGGCTCCGTCGTGGGTATCACCGCGTACCTCACCGGCCGGCTCTTCATCGACGTGCCGGGACTCCCGCTCGTGGTGGTGTTCCTCGCGGGCATCGTGGTCGGCGGCATCCTCGGATTCGTCAACGGGGCGCTGGTCGCCTACGCCAAGGTCCCCGCCCTGGTCATCACGCTCGGCACGATGTACATCTACCGCGGCCTCAACGTCGCCTGGGCGGGAAGCAACCGCGTCAACGCCGGCGACCTGCCCGCGGACTTCCGGGGACTCGGGACCGGGCAGATCCTCGGCATCCCGCTGCTGACGATCCTCGCCGTGATCGTGCTGATCGCCGCCGCCTGGTACCTGCGCAACCTGCGCAGCGGTCGCGAGCTCTACGCCCTCGGGTCCGACCCGGCGGCCGCCCACCTCTACGGACTCAAGGTCAACCGCCGCATCATCGGCGCCTTCGTCACCAGCGGTGCCCTGGCGGGCCTCGCGGGTGTGCTGTACGCCGCGCGCTACGGCACCGTCGCCTCGAACGCCGGCTTCGGCTGGGAACTGCAGGCCATCGGCGCGGCCGTGATCGGCGGCGTCGCCATCTCGGGCGGCGTGGGAACGGTCTGGGGCGCCGCGATCGGCGCCTACCTGCTGCTCACGATCAACCGCGCGCTACCGATCCTCGGCATCGACGATTTCTGGCAGCGGGCCGTCGTGGGTGCGCTCATCCTCGGCGCCATCGTGCTCGACCGTGTGCTCGCGGTCCGCCAGTCCCGCACGCTCACCGCACAGAGGGAGACGGGTCGATGA
- a CDS encoding MDR family MFS transporter produces the protein MVSTGTVPTAPPGVGAKPAARPGAVIALLVVAAFVVILNETIMGVALPELMRELDITAASAQWLTTAFLLTMAVVIPTTGFLIQRFPLRTLFFTAMGLFTLGTVIAAIAPGLGVLLLGRVVQASGTAIMIPLLFTTVLNVVPAHRRGRMMGLISIVISVAPAVGPTVSGLILSVFPWRAMFIVMIPIALVAIALGARWVQNLTDTRRVTLDVLSVVLSALAFGGIIFGLSSIGEAASGHEIVPVWMPLVLGAVALVAFIVRQLRLGATDRVLLNLGVFRHSTFSVAVVLVVVAMTTLFGVLILLPLYLQNVLGLGTLPTGLMLLPGGLLMGLMAPLVGNLFDRFGARPLVLPGAIVASVALWGFATLSTSTPIGFVIAVHCLLSLGLAFMFTPLMTAALGSLPRRLYPHGSAIVSTVQQLAGAAGTAVFVTLMTVGAASAVADRGASAVDATASGIHTAFFVAACLSLAVIVLAAFVRTPAQVDDAEAMPAH, from the coding sequence ATGGTCTCCACCGGAACCGTCCCCACCGCCCCGCCCGGCGTCGGCGCGAAGCCCGCCGCGCGCCCCGGCGCCGTCATCGCGCTGCTCGTCGTCGCCGCCTTCGTCGTCATCCTGAACGAGACGATCATGGGCGTCGCCCTTCCCGAGCTCATGCGCGAGCTCGACATCACCGCCGCCTCCGCGCAGTGGCTGACCACGGCCTTCCTGCTGACGATGGCCGTCGTCATCCCCACGACCGGGTTCCTCATCCAGCGCTTCCCGCTTCGCACCCTGTTCTTCACCGCGATGGGGCTGTTCACCCTCGGCACCGTGATCGCCGCGATCGCCCCCGGTTTAGGCGTGCTGCTGCTGGGCCGCGTCGTCCAGGCGTCGGGAACCGCGATCATGATCCCGCTGCTGTTCACCACCGTTCTGAACGTCGTTCCCGCCCACCGTCGCGGACGCATGATGGGACTCATCTCGATCGTGATCTCGGTGGCCCCGGCCGTCGGTCCCACCGTCTCGGGTCTGATCCTGTCGGTCTTCCCGTGGCGGGCGATGTTCATCGTCATGATCCCGATCGCGCTGGTCGCGATCGCCCTGGGCGCCCGGTGGGTGCAGAACCTCACCGACACGCGCCGCGTGACCCTCGACGTGCTCTCGGTCGTGCTGTCGGCCCTGGCTTTCGGTGGCATCATCTTCGGCCTGTCGAGCATCGGCGAAGCGGCGAGCGGTCACGAGATCGTCCCCGTCTGGATGCCGTTGGTCCTGGGCGCCGTCGCGCTCGTGGCGTTCATCGTGCGTCAGCTGCGCCTCGGCGCGACCGACCGCGTGCTGCTGAACCTCGGCGTCTTCCGGCACTCGACCTTCAGCGTCGCCGTGGTGCTGGTGGTCGTGGCGATGACGACGCTGTTCGGCGTGCTCATCCTGCTGCCGCTGTACCTGCAGAACGTGCTGGGCCTGGGGACCCTGCCCACCGGCCTCATGCTGCTGCCGGGCGGTCTGCTGATGGGGCTCATGGCCCCGCTCGTCGGCAACCTGTTCGACCGGTTCGGCGCGCGCCCGCTCGTGCTGCCGGGCGCGATCGTGGCCAGCGTCGCGCTCTGGGGCTTCGCGACCCTGTCGACCTCGACCCCCATCGGCTTCGTCATCGCCGTGCACTGCCTGCTGAGCCTGGGCCTGGCGTTCATGTTCACGCCGCTCATGACCGCGGCGCTCGGATCGCTCCCGCGCCGTCTCTACCCGCACGGCTCCGCGATCGTGTCGACCGTTCAGCAGCTCGCGGGCGCGGCGGGCACCGCGGTGTTCGTCACGCTCATGACCGTGGGCGCGGCGTCGGCCGTGGCCGACCGGGGCGCGTCGGCCGTGGATGCCACGGCATCCGGCATCCACACCGCGTTCTTCGTCGCGGCGTGCCTGTCGCTGGCGGTCATCGTGCTGGCGGCGTTCGTGCGGACGCCGGCCCAGGTCGACGACGCCGAGGCAATGCCGGCGCACTGA
- a CDS encoding alpha/beta hydrolase, whose translation MIDPTPTRIERPRWTRWALLVVGLYVLLVAWIEPFFVRYPPAGSFLLVGLLAAVVAWRRPHGSKAAWVTILSAIISAGAQIVWLVTAWYPAWALALGFALVVAFSCFAGFGKLSRTRRRALAQERETPPARSLLSILQSVVSSVLVVLAAATSAVVLLVAAAPAAVAIPIQAAAGQTPSFQPRGTEGAVSVTANGDGLTSDVRYGDEYPSSYLDVYIADDDASVTRPTYIYIHGGGWIGGTKSDGDPNAPGGGFAVTTDPVLDGGFNFVSLDYGLAPTVEYPTQVKQISQAVAFLQQNAQQYGLDMSDVVIAGGSAGGQLAGQFANIQTNPTYAAQIGVQPVIGDALRAVVLDSPALELEKTGETQTPQPVKDLIFGLSARSYVGTSTALNEEASITNHVTADFPATFIADGNTGTFPDQAENLHERLDQLGVTNAVDVPPASSAILGHGYMAMPGTWTDTYNEKKLAFLSALGL comes from the coding sequence GTGATCGACCCCACTCCCACCCGCATCGAACGCCCCCGATGGACCCGCTGGGCGCTGCTCGTCGTCGGCCTCTACGTGCTCCTCGTCGCCTGGATCGAGCCGTTCTTCGTGCGCTACCCACCGGCAGGATCCTTCCTGCTCGTGGGCCTGCTCGCCGCAGTTGTGGCCTGGCGCCGCCCGCACGGCAGCAAGGCCGCGTGGGTGACGATCCTCTCGGCGATCATCAGCGCCGGCGCGCAGATCGTGTGGCTCGTGACCGCCTGGTACCCCGCATGGGCGCTGGCCCTGGGGTTCGCGCTGGTGGTCGCCTTCTCCTGCTTCGCCGGTTTCGGGAAGCTGAGCAGAACGCGCCGCCGCGCCCTCGCGCAGGAGCGTGAGACTCCGCCGGCTCGATCCCTCCTCAGCATCCTGCAGAGCGTCGTGAGCAGCGTCCTCGTCGTCCTCGCCGCGGCGACCTCCGCTGTCGTCCTCCTGGTCGCCGCTGCCCCCGCCGCGGTGGCCATCCCGATCCAAGCCGCCGCCGGTCAGACACCGTCGTTCCAGCCCCGAGGAACCGAAGGAGCTGTCAGCGTGACCGCGAACGGAGACGGACTCACGAGCGACGTCCGATACGGCGATGAGTACCCCAGCAGCTATCTCGACGTCTACATCGCCGATGACGACGCATCCGTCACCCGCCCCACCTACATCTACATCCACGGCGGCGGATGGATCGGCGGGACCAAATCCGACGGCGACCCGAACGCACCCGGTGGCGGGTTCGCCGTCACCACAGACCCCGTCCTCGACGGCGGATTCAACTTCGTCAGCCTCGACTACGGCCTCGCCCCGACCGTCGAGTACCCCACGCAGGTGAAGCAGATCTCGCAGGCAGTCGCCTTCCTCCAGCAGAACGCCCAGCAGTACGGCCTCGACATGTCCGACGTCGTCATCGCAGGAGGGAGCGCCGGCGGACAGCTCGCCGGCCAATTCGCCAACATCCAGACCAACCCGACCTACGCCGCTCAGATCGGAGTGCAACCGGTCATCGGCGACGCTCTGCGAGCAGTAGTGCTCGACAGTCCTGCGCTCGAGCTGGAGAAGACAGGCGAAACGCAGACCCCGCAACCGGTGAAGGACCTCATCTTCGGGCTGTCTGCGCGCAGCTACGTCGGCACCTCTACGGCCCTGAACGAGGAAGCGTCCATCACCAACCACGTCACCGCAGACTTCCCTGCCACCTTCATCGCAGACGGCAACACCGGCACGTTCCCGGATCAGGCCGAGAACCTGCACGAGCGCCTTGACCAGCTCGGAGTGACGAACGCCGTCGACGTCCCGCCTGCGAGCTCGGCGATCCTGGGCCACGGCTATATGGCGATGCCAGGCACCTGGACCGACACCTACAACGAGAAGAAGCTCGCGTTCCTGTCAGCACTCGGCCTCTGA
- a CDS encoding LPXTG cell wall anchor domain-containing protein yields the protein MAALGRCPRHLWTDRNLIGLSPSATTTEPIGTTEAAPDGLVVHLEPLTLRDCVVSGEIRVVATATLDGDSDYTPPISRWYDLAEFVDGGDIPLAVPAGSYFVFAEYIARAEGEPDLEHSFYVHYVDGNPAYFVVPPMPAATTPTAHPAATTPGARLAQTGADASAPLLGAGVLLAAGAALLIGRRRAARA from the coding sequence TTGGCCGCCCTCGGCCGCTGTCCTCGCCACCTGTGGACTGATAGAAATCTCATCGGGCTCAGCCCCAGCGCTACCACGACCGAGCCGATCGGGACGACCGAAGCCGCGCCCGACGGCCTGGTCGTGCACCTCGAGCCCCTGACCCTCCGCGACTGCGTCGTCTCCGGAGAGATCCGAGTGGTCGCGACCGCGACGCTCGACGGCGACAGCGACTACACGCCGCCGATCTCGCGCTGGTACGACCTCGCCGAGTTCGTCGACGGAGGAGACATCCCGCTCGCTGTACCCGCCGGCAGCTACTTCGTCTTCGCCGAGTACATCGCCCGCGCCGAGGGCGAGCCCGACCTCGAGCACTCCTTCTACGTCCACTACGTCGACGGGAACCCCGCCTACTTCGTCGTGCCACCCATGCCTGCAGCCACCACCCCGACGGCCCACCCGGCCGCGACGACGCCCGGCGCGCGCCTCGCCCAGACCGGAGCGGATGCGTCCGCACCGCTCCTCGGCGCCGGCGTCCTGCTCGCTGCCGGTGCCGCACTCCTGATCGGACGCCGGCGAGCCGCACGGGCCTGA
- a CDS encoding TetR/AcrR family transcriptional regulator encodes MSPLSAPAGGGLRDRRRRETAVEICAAALDLFEQKGVTGTTVDEIAARAGVSPRTFFRLAGTKEDAVFIDDGRFAEALAGVGAPGDDIAALTTALRAVFARELRGLDADPQARERFLRVRRLIGHEPALLGAAVRREATSSDRFIPEIAERLERPDLDVRAALGLAGLEMRTTLDEWARRHDRGQASSLVDLHREVQQQMGRAAGA; translated from the coding sequence ATGAGCCCCCTGTCAGCCCCCGCGGGTGGAGGTCTGCGCGACCGACGCCGCCGCGAGACGGCGGTCGAGATCTGCGCGGCCGCCCTCGACCTGTTCGAGCAGAAGGGCGTCACCGGCACCACGGTCGACGAGATCGCTGCCCGCGCGGGCGTCTCGCCCCGCACGTTCTTCCGCCTGGCCGGCACGAAAGAAGACGCCGTCTTCATCGACGACGGCCGCTTCGCCGAGGCGCTCGCCGGCGTCGGCGCGCCGGGCGACGACATCGCCGCACTCACGACGGCGCTGCGTGCCGTCTTCGCGCGCGAGCTGCGCGGTCTGGATGCCGATCCTCAGGCGCGCGAGAGGTTCCTCCGCGTGCGTCGGCTCATCGGCCACGAGCCCGCGCTGCTGGGTGCGGCCGTGCGCCGCGAGGCCACGTCATCCGACCGCTTCATCCCCGAGATCGCCGAGCGCCTCGAACGCCCCGACCTCGACGTGCGCGCCGCGCTCGGCCTCGCCGGCCTCGAGATGCGCACGACCCTCGACGAGTGGGCACGCCGCCACGACCGCGGCCAGGCGAGCAGCCTGGTCGACCTGCACCGCGAGGTGCAGCAGCAGATGGGCCGAGCCGCCGGCGCCTGA
- a CDS encoding sugar ABC transporter ATP-binding protein: MADAMDATPATPHHALELRRVMKSFGPVVALRSGSLTLDRGSIHALIGENGAGKSTLVKIIAGLYRRDDGDFLLDGESVDFASTAQSKAAGIAVIYQEPTLFPDLSVTENIFMGRQPTGRLGRIDRGKMRDEATRIFARLGVSLDPDRVTEGLSIADQQIIEIAKAISLDARVLIMDEPTAALSGVEVERLFVVARSLRDEGRALLFISHRFDEVFALCDTVTVMRDGAYVHTTSLADTTVDDLVRQMVGRDVTELFPKLPSTPGEVVLEVEGLTRRGVFRDVSFSLRAGEIVGLAGLVGAGRSEVARAIFGVDTYESGTVRLSGAALPKGSVRLATARGLALVPEDRRKQGLVLDEGVSRNITLAIRTKLSRWGLLRTTDENRAAREWASRLEVKTAALDATAGTLSGGNQQKVVIGKWLATQPRVLIVDEPTRGIDVGTKSEVHRLLSELAQQGLAILMISSELPEVLGMADRVLVMREGRLTGEFSRADATPETIMFAATADVEATS, translated from the coding sequence ATGGCTGACGCGATGGACGCGACACCCGCCACGCCCCACCACGCCCTCGAGCTCCGGCGCGTGATGAAATCGTTCGGCCCCGTGGTTGCTCTGCGGTCGGGGAGCCTCACGCTCGACCGCGGATCGATCCACGCCCTGATCGGTGAGAACGGCGCGGGCAAGTCCACGCTCGTGAAGATCATCGCGGGGCTGTACCGCCGCGACGACGGCGACTTCCTGCTCGACGGCGAGAGCGTCGACTTCGCCAGCACGGCGCAGTCCAAGGCCGCCGGCATCGCCGTGATCTACCAGGAGCCCACGCTCTTCCCCGACCTGTCGGTCACCGAGAACATCTTCATGGGACGCCAGCCCACCGGGCGTCTGGGGCGCATCGACCGGGGGAAGATGCGCGACGAGGCGACCCGCATCTTCGCGCGTCTCGGTGTCTCGCTCGATCCCGACCGGGTGACCGAGGGGCTCTCGATCGCCGACCAGCAGATCATCGAGATCGCCAAGGCCATCTCGCTCGATGCCCGCGTGCTGATCATGGACGAGCCCACCGCCGCCCTCAGCGGCGTCGAGGTCGAGCGACTGTTCGTGGTCGCCCGCAGCCTCCGCGACGAGGGGCGCGCGCTGCTGTTCATCTCGCACCGCTTCGACGAGGTGTTCGCCCTGTGCGACACCGTCACCGTCATGCGCGACGGCGCGTACGTGCACACGACGTCGTTGGCCGACACCACGGTCGACGACCTCGTGCGCCAGATGGTGGGACGCGACGTCACCGAGCTGTTCCCCAAGCTGCCGTCCACCCCGGGCGAGGTCGTGCTCGAGGTCGAGGGGCTGACTCGCCGCGGAGTGTTCCGCGACGTGTCGTTCTCGCTGCGCGCCGGTGAGATCGTCGGTCTCGCGGGACTCGTCGGTGCGGGCCGCAGCGAGGTCGCCCGCGCGATCTTCGGCGTCGACACCTACGAATCGGGCACCGTGCGGCTGAGCGGTGCAGCGCTGCCGAAGGGAAGCGTCCGCCTCGCCACCGCGCGAGGCCTCGCCCTCGTCCCCGAGGATCGCCGCAAGCAGGGTCTCGTGCTCGACGAGGGGGTCTCGCGCAACATCACCCTCGCGATCCGGACGAAGCTCTCGCGGTGGGGTCTGCTGCGCACCACCGACGAGAACCGTGCCGCCCGCGAGTGGGCGAGCCGGCTCGAGGTGAAGACCGCCGCTCTGGATGCCACCGCGGGAACGCTCAGCGGAGGCAACCAGCAGAAGGTCGTCATCGGCAAGTGGCTCGCCACCCAGCCGCGCGTGCTCATCGTCGACGAGCCGACCCGCGGCATCGACGTGGGCACCAAGTCGGAGGTGCACAGGCTGCTCTCCGAACTCGCCCAGCAGGGGCTCGCGATCCTCATGATCTCCAGCGAGCTGCCCGAGGTCCTCGGAATGGCCGACCGCGTGCTCGTCATGCGCGAGGGGCGGCTGACGGGCGAGTTCTCGCGAGCGGATGCCACCCCCGAAACCATCATGTTCGCCGCGACCGCCGATGTGGAGGCCACCTCGTGA